In the Carboxydothermus hydrogenoformans Z-2901 genome, one interval contains:
- a CDS encoding diguanylate cyclase: MTALKDKLILMVKELSEEKLSALERFITALERGENLLEKLYLYEKIIDSLPDATLAIDKYGRVIVWNQAMEEMTGVKKEEILGKGDYIYAEPFFGRRKPICVDLVLGNFSEIGINGYEKLEKRGKVIVGEGVAPNAYGGKGACYWTLAAPIEDDEGNLLGAVQCVRDVTEKRIIENELKYCSTRDVLTGLYNRAFFEEEVKRMEKGREYPISVLICDLDNLKAVNDMFGHDKGDLLLKRAAEVLRNGVRQSDVVARIGGDEFGILLPGTSREAAEEIAQRILEKVGEYNKLHPDLPLSLSIGVSTASKPGVSLWETLREADDAMYRNKLASGNDARVALVKALKTALMERDFHNTERMKKVALKFGPALKLSREEMDKLVLLVEMHDIGKLGVPENVLNKPEPLSPEERRIIERHPEIGYRIALTSGELSAIAPLILQHHERWDGKGYPQGLRGEEIAYLSRIMAIIDAYDAMLSPRPYRAPLTRKEVLKELLKGSGTQFDPDLVKVFVSLFLKEEDISEKRDLKGEVS; encoded by the coding sequence GTGACTGCCCTGAAGGATAAACTTATCCTGATGGTGAAAGAACTTTCCGAAGAGAAGCTTTCAGCGTTGGAGAGATTTATAACGGCCCTTGAAAGGGGGGAAAATCTGTTAGAAAAGCTTTATTTATATGAAAAAATTATTGATTCCTTACCCGATGCTACTTTAGCGATTGATAAATATGGGCGGGTGATTGTCTGGAACCAGGCGATGGAAGAGATGACCGGGGTTAAGAAAGAAGAGATTTTGGGAAAAGGCGACTACATATATGCCGAGCCGTTTTTTGGGAGAAGAAAACCAATTTGCGTAGATCTGGTGCTTGGTAATTTTAGTGAAATTGGTATAAATGGTTATGAAAAATTAGAAAAAAGAGGTAAGGTGATTGTCGGAGAAGGGGTGGCGCCAAATGCCTATGGAGGAAAGGGAGCCTGTTACTGGACATTAGCTGCACCTATTGAGGATGATGAAGGCAACTTGCTGGGGGCCGTCCAGTGCGTTCGGGACGTAACCGAAAAGAGAATTATAGAAAATGAATTAAAATATTGCAGCACCAGAGATGTGTTAACAGGTCTGTATAATCGAGCATTTTTTGAAGAAGAAGTAAAGCGGATGGAAAAAGGTCGGGAATACCCTATTAGTGTCTTGATTTGTGATTTAGATAACTTAAAAGCGGTAAATGATATGTTTGGTCATGATAAGGGAGACTTATTATTAAAAAGGGCTGCCGAAGTATTAAGAAATGGAGTAAGACAATCGGATGTAGTAGCGCGAATTGGTGGCGATGAATTTGGCATTCTTTTGCCCGGTACTTCCAGAGAAGCGGCCGAAGAAATTGCCCAGAGAATCCTGGAAAAGGTAGGGGAGTATAATAAGCTTCACCCCGATTTACCCCTAAGTTTATCTATCGGCGTTTCAACAGCCTCAAAACCGGGTGTTTCCCTCTGGGAAACTTTGCGGGAAGCCGATGATGCGATGTATAGAAACAAACTTGCCAGTGGTAATGATGCCCGGGTGGCGTTGGTTAAAGCTCTAAAAACTGCTTTAATGGAAAGGGATTTTCACAATACCGAACGGATGAAAAAAGTTGCCCTTAAATTTGGTCCAGCTTTAAAATTATCCCGGGAGGAGATGGATAAGCTTGTCCTTTTGGTGGAGATGCATGATATAGGCAAACTGGGGGTTCCGGAAAATGTTTTAAATAAACCTGAACCCTTATCTCCTGAGGAAAGGCGGATTATTGAGCGCCATCCGGAGATTGGTTACCGAATTGCTTTGACCTCCGGGGAACTTTCGGCTATAGCTCCCCTTATTTTACAACACCATGAACGCTGGGATGGGAAGGGTTATCCCCAGGGGTTAAGGGGGGAGGAAATTGCGTATTTAAGTCGCATTATGGCAATTATTGATGCCTATGATGCGATGTTATCCCCGCGACCTTATCGAGCACCTCTTACGCGCAAAGAAGTATTAAAGGAACTTTTAAAAGGTTCCGGTACTCAATTTGATCCGGATTTGGTTAAAGTGTTTGTAAGCTTGTTTTTAAAGGAAGAGGATATTTCCGAAAAAAGAGACCTAAAAGGTGAAGTTAGTTGA
- a CDS encoding lipid II flippase Amj family protein produces the protein MEFKRIALVVLLTLIIHLIDTLSFAARIAGIKTKKLALAGSVFNIIVLVSRTSNMIQAPLLGSIVEIALLKHDLAGLEMVFRWVLLGATAGTLIGAVLIPTFINFFTIALNKLDEVGSVPRLIIVTLRQRKTQAIKENIRGVPFKSVKKLAREQMPYKILLLNLIITGIYTTGVLSAMYAGVLNPEYRLTASQLSGIINGFATIVLVLLVDPYSAMVTDRVLNGALPLDSLNRLVLSLVISKFLGTLLSQAILIPAAWIILYFTRLII, from the coding sequence ATGGAATTTAAGCGGATTGCTTTGGTGGTTTTGTTAACCTTAATTATCCATCTGATAGATACCTTGTCGTTTGCTGCCCGGATAGCGGGAATTAAAACTAAAAAACTTGCTTTGGCGGGTTCGGTTTTTAATATTATTGTCCTGGTGTCGAGAACTTCTAATATGATTCAAGCACCCCTTTTGGGTAGTATCGTGGAAATTGCTTTGCTTAAACATGATTTGGCCGGGTTGGAAATGGTTTTTCGCTGGGTACTCCTTGGAGCAACCGCCGGTACCTTGATTGGGGCAGTATTAATACCTACCTTTATAAATTTTTTTACTATAGCTTTAAATAAATTGGATGAAGTTGGTTCCGTTCCCAGGCTCATAATTGTGACCCTGCGGCAGCGGAAAACCCAGGCTATAAAGGAAAATATTCGGGGAGTACCTTTTAAATCGGTAAAAAAACTTGCCCGGGAGCAAATGCCCTATAAAATCCTTTTATTAAACCTTATAATAACCGGCATTTATACCACCGGTGTTTTATCGGCAATGTATGCCGGAGTTTTAAACCCGGAGTACCGCTTAACTGCCAGTCAGCTCTCCGGAATTATCAACGGTTTTGCAACGATAGTTTTGGTTTTACTGGTTGACCCGTATTCGGCAATGGTAACCGACAGGGTCTTAAATGGAGCCTTGCCGCTGGATTCGCTGAACCGGCTTGTTTTGTCCCTAGTGATAAGCAAATTTTTAGGAACTCTTTTAAGCCAGGCCATCTTAATTCCCGCCGCCTGGATTATCCTGTATTTTACCCGCTTGATTATTTAA
- the mnmA gene encoding tRNA 2-thiouridine(34) synthase MnmA, whose product MDVIGRKKVLVAMSGGVDSSVTAALLLEQGYEVVGVTMQIWDPKIEVIGEEYVGCCSIYAVNDARRVADRLGIPYYVLNFRELFERKVIDYFTEEYLRGRTPNPCIACNRYIKFDALLKKALSLGMDYMATGHYARVVYKDDIGKYGLFRGVDRKKDQTYVLYNLTQDMLRRLLLPLGEYTKEQVRELARKYNLVTADKPESQEICFVPDNDYRKFLKERRGEEIKPGNFVDVNGRVLGQHQGYPYYTIGQRKGLGLALGKPYYVVDIRPETNEVVIGEASEIFSPGLIASDLNFLWFDEIPERFEAQAQIRYNAKPQPAVVERIGKDKVKVVFNEPQRAITPGQAVVFYRGDELLGGGTIEKRL is encoded by the coding sequence GTGGACGTTATAGGTAGAAAAAAAGTACTGGTGGCCATGAGCGGAGGAGTTGATAGCTCCGTTACTGCGGCTTTATTACTGGAACAGGGGTATGAAGTAGTAGGGGTTACCATGCAAATCTGGGACCCGAAAATTGAGGTTATCGGGGAAGAATACGTGGGCTGTTGCTCAATTTATGCGGTTAATGATGCCCGGCGGGTAGCAGATCGTTTGGGAATACCTTATTATGTCTTGAATTTTCGGGAACTGTTTGAAAGAAAAGTAATAGACTACTTTACCGAAGAATACCTGCGGGGGCGTACTCCCAATCCCTGTATTGCCTGTAATCGTTATATTAAATTTGACGCTTTGTTAAAAAAAGCGTTAAGCCTTGGAATGGATTACATGGCCACCGGTCATTATGCCCGGGTAGTTTACAAGGATGATATAGGTAAATACGGGCTATTTCGCGGTGTAGACCGAAAAAAAGATCAGACTTATGTTTTATACAATCTTACTCAGGACATGTTACGAAGGTTATTACTCCCGCTCGGGGAATATACTAAGGAACAGGTGCGAGAACTTGCCCGGAAGTACAACTTAGTAACGGCAGATAAGCCGGAAAGCCAGGAGATTTGCTTTGTACCGGATAACGACTACCGCAAGTTTCTCAAGGAGCGCCGGGGAGAAGAAATTAAACCGGGTAATTTTGTGGATGTAAACGGGCGAGTTTTAGGACAGCACCAGGGTTACCCCTACTACACTATTGGCCAGCGCAAAGGGTTGGGCCTGGCTTTAGGAAAGCCGTATTATGTGGTTGATATTAGACCGGAAACCAACGAAGTGGTTATCGGGGAAGCTTCGGAGATTTTCAGCCCGGGCTTGATTGCTTCGGATTTAAATTTCCTCTGGTTTGATGAAATACCGGAAAGGTTTGAAGCCCAAGCTCAAATACGGTATAATGCCAAACCGCAGCCGGCGGTGGTGGAAAGGATAGGAAAAGATAAGGTGAAGGTGGTGTTTAATGAACCCCAGCGGGCAATTACTCCCGGACAGGCGGTGGTATTTTACCGGGGTGATGAACTTTTAGGCGGGGGAACAATTGAAAAACGCTTATAG
- the nifU gene encoding Fe-S cluster assembly scaffold protein NifU produces MYSEKVMDHFTNPRNVGEIPDADGVGEVGNPSCGDIMRIYIKVDGDKITDVKFKTFGCGAAIATSSMVTEMVKGKTIEEAMKITNKAVADALDGLPPQKMHCSNLAADALKVAIEDYLKKKGQK; encoded by the coding sequence ATGTATAGCGAAAAAGTTATGGACCATTTCACCAATCCGCGAAATGTGGGGGAAATCCCCGATGCTGATGGAGTCGGGGAAGTAGGTAATCCTTCCTGCGGCGACATCATGCGGATTTACATTAAAGTAGATGGTGATAAAATTACCGATGTAAAATTTAAAACTTTTGGCTGCGGGGCAGCTATCGCTACCAGTTCTATGGTGACCGAAATGGTAAAAGGGAAGACTATCGAAGAAGCAATGAAGATTACCAACAAAGCTGTGGCCGATGCTTTGGATGGACTACCACCGCAAAAAATGCACTGTTCCAATTTAGCTGCCGATGCCTTAAAAGTTGCTATCGAGGATTACTTAAAGAAAAAAGGGCAAAAATAA
- the nifS gene encoding cysteine desulfurase NifS: MERIYLDHGATTPLSREVLEEMLPYLTEKFGNPSSIHAFGREARKAIEDAREKVAKAINASDPGEIVFTGGGTEADNLAIKGIARAYKHKGNHIITSAVEHHAVLDACLALQKEGFEVTVLPVDKYGMVSVEDVKKAITDKTILITIMHANNEVGTIQPIAEIGEIAREKGVYFHTDAVQTVGKIPVDVKELKVDLLSLSAHKIYGPKGVGALYVRKGLKLEPLANGGGQERKRRPGTENVAGIVGLGKAIELAVAEMPEESARLTKLRDKLIKGVLERIPYVRLNGHPTKRLPHNANFSVEFVEGESMLLMLDMKGIAASSGSACTSGSLDPSHVLLAMGIPHEVAHGSLRLTLGKANTEEQIDYVLEVLPGIVERLREMSPLYNQKALGGE, from the coding sequence ATGGAACGGATTTACCTGGATCACGGAGCTACTACTCCTTTATCCCGGGAAGTATTGGAGGAAATGCTGCCCTATTTAACCGAGAAGTTTGGCAATCCCTCCAGCATTCATGCTTTTGGACGGGAAGCAAGAAAGGCTATCGAGGATGCCCGGGAGAAAGTCGCGAAGGCGATAAACGCTTCCGACCCTGGCGAAATAGTATTTACCGGAGGGGGAACGGAAGCGGATAACTTGGCGATTAAGGGAATTGCCCGGGCCTATAAGCATAAGGGAAATCACATCATAACTTCTGCTGTAGAACATCATGCGGTTCTGGATGCGTGTTTGGCTTTACAAAAGGAAGGTTTTGAAGTAACCGTTTTACCGGTAGACAAATACGGAATGGTATCGGTGGAAGATGTGAAAAAAGCCATTACCGATAAAACAATTTTAATTACCATCATGCATGCCAATAACGAAGTTGGTACCATTCAACCGATTGCCGAAATAGGAGAAATTGCCAGGGAAAAAGGGGTTTACTTTCACACCGATGCCGTCCAGACGGTTGGTAAAATACCGGTGGATGTAAAAGAGCTAAAAGTTGATTTATTATCCCTTTCGGCCCATAAAATTTATGGACCCAAAGGGGTAGGGGCTTTGTATGTAAGAAAAGGATTAAAACTTGAGCCCCTGGCCAATGGCGGGGGCCAGGAGAGAAAACGGCGACCCGGAACCGAAAACGTAGCGGGCATTGTGGGGCTTGGAAAAGCGATTGAGCTTGCTGTTGCCGAAATGCCGGAGGAATCGGCAAGATTAACAAAATTACGGGACAAGCTCATTAAGGGAGTTTTGGAGAGGATTCCCTATGTCCGGTTAAACGGGCATCCTACCAAGAGACTTCCGCATAATGCTAATTTCAGCGTGGAATTTGTGGAAGGGGAGTCAATGCTTTTAATGCTGGATATGAAAGGAATTGCCGCTTCCAGCGGATCCGCCTGCACTTCCGGCTCCCTGGATCCATCCCATGTTTTGCTGGCCATGGGAATTCCCCATGAAGTTGCCCATGGTTCGTTGAGGCTTACTTTAGGTAAAGCCAATACCGAAGAACAAATTGATTATGTCCTGGAGGTTCTTCCGGGAATTGTGGAAAGATTGCGGGAGATGTCTCCGCTTTATAACCAAAAAGCGTTGGGGGGAGAGTAA
- a CDS encoding RrF2 family transcriptional regulator — MRLSTRGHYGLKAIYDLALHYGEGPVPISEIARRQMISEPYLEQLFSVLRKAGLIKSVRGAQGGYLLNRLPEEITVGEVVRVLEGPIAPVECVSENVKEACDQADACISRVVWAKVRDALNKVLDSITLKDMIEEAKKNQNQNLMYYI; from the coding sequence ATGCGACTTTCGACCCGAGGGCATTATGGTTTGAAGGCAATTTATGATTTAGCATTGCATTATGGGGAAGGGCCGGTTCCTATTTCAGAGATTGCGCGGCGCCAGATGATTTCTGAACCTTATTTAGAGCAGCTTTTTTCGGTACTGCGGAAAGCCGGCCTCATTAAAAGTGTGCGGGGAGCTCAGGGAGGTTACCTTTTAAATCGCCTTCCCGAAGAAATTACCGTTGGAGAAGTTGTGAGAGTCTTAGAAGGGCCCATAGCACCGGTGGAATGCGTTTCCGAAAATGTGAAAGAAGCTTGCGACCAGGCGGATGCCTGCATTTCGCGCGTGGTTTGGGCCAAAGTGCGGGATGCTTTAAATAAGGTGTTGGACTCCATTACCTTAAAGGATATGATTGAAGAAGCCAAAAAAAATCAAAACCAAAATTTAATGTATTATATTTAA
- a CDS encoding AAA family ATPase: MDLWDTAKNKVNKEAPLAYRMRPRSLDEFIGQEHILGEGKLLRRAILSDRLGSLIFYGPPGTGKTTLARIIASTTKSGFESINAVTSGVGEIREVIKKAKEREKYYGERTVLFIDEIHRFNKAQQDALLPEVEAGTIVLIGATTENPYFEVNAPLLSRSRIFEFKPLEPEHIREIVRRALVDKERGLGEYKVEISEEALDHLVTMAAGDARAALNGIELAVLTTPPDEDGVRKITVEIIEQSMQKKAIVYDKEGDNHYDTISAFIKSLRGSDPDAAVYYLARMLEAGEDPRFIARRLIVHAAEDVGLADPMALNVAVAAFHALEFVGMPEARLPLAEAAIYIACAPKSNAVIKAIDRALAVVRKGENGPIPQHLRDAHYAGAKELGRGKGYKYPHDYPGHFVLEEYLPENLKGQRFYEPSDSGQEAQIKQRLKELWGKVKNFTK; this comes from the coding sequence ATGGATTTGTGGGATACTGCCAAAAATAAAGTGAATAAGGAAGCTCCTTTAGCCTATCGCATGCGACCGAGGAGTCTGGACGAGTTTATAGGCCAGGAGCATATCTTGGGTGAAGGCAAGCTGTTAAGACGGGCTATTTTAAGTGATCGGCTTGGTTCTTTAATTTTTTACGGTCCCCCCGGAACGGGTAAAACAACCTTAGCAAGAATTATTGCTTCCACAACCAAAAGCGGCTTTGAAAGTATAAATGCGGTAACTTCGGGGGTTGGGGAAATAAGAGAAGTAATAAAAAAAGCTAAGGAGCGGGAAAAATATTATGGCGAGAGGACTGTTTTGTTTATTGATGAAATCCACCGCTTTAATAAAGCCCAGCAAGATGCGTTATTACCCGAAGTGGAAGCTGGAACCATAGTGTTAATTGGGGCAACCACCGAAAATCCGTATTTTGAAGTAAACGCTCCCCTTTTATCCCGTTCCCGGATTTTTGAGTTTAAACCTTTAGAGCCGGAACATATAAGAGAAATTGTGAGAAGAGCTCTTGTGGATAAGGAACGGGGGCTTGGCGAGTATAAGGTGGAAATTTCTGAAGAAGCCCTTGACCATTTAGTTACCATGGCGGCGGGAGATGCCCGGGCGGCGTTAAACGGCATTGAACTTGCGGTTTTAACTACCCCGCCGGATGAGGACGGAGTACGGAAAATTACCGTTGAAATTATCGAGCAATCAATGCAGAAAAAAGCAATTGTTTACGATAAAGAAGGGGATAATCATTATGATACGATCTCAGCCTTTATTAAAAGTTTGCGCGGTTCCGATCCGGATGCGGCGGTGTATTACTTGGCCCGCATGCTCGAAGCCGGTGAAGACCCGCGGTTTATTGCCCGAAGATTAATCGTTCATGCGGCGGAAGATGTGGGGCTTGCCGATCCCATGGCTTTAAATGTGGCGGTAGCGGCTTTTCACGCTTTAGAGTTTGTGGGAATGCCGGAAGCAAGATTACCGCTGGCGGAAGCAGCTATTTATATTGCCTGTGCTCCCAAATCCAATGCGGTGATAAAAGCTATTGACAGGGCACTTGCGGTGGTGCGAAAAGGGGAAAATGGCCCAATTCCCCAGCATTTAAGGGATGCCCATTATGCGGGAGCTAAAGAGTTGGGAAGAGGAAAAGGTTACAAGTACCCTCACGATTACCCTGGTCACTTCGTCCTTGAAGAATATTTACCGGAAAACTTAAAAGGTCAGCGTTTTTACGAGCCTTCCGATTCCGGGCAGGAAGCCCAAATAAAACAGCGGCTGAAGGAATTGTGGGGAAAAGTAAAAAACTTTACTAAATAA
- the trxA gene encoding thioredoxin has protein sequence MGIITLTDENFETEALKREGLIIVDFWAEWCGPCRMIAPILEEIAQEYEGKLTVGKLDVDSNPETPRRYGIMSIPTLLFIKNGEEVGRTVGFKHKNELMKIIIKNL, from the coding sequence ATGGGTATTATTACCTTAACCGATGAAAATTTTGAAACCGAAGCACTAAAAAGAGAAGGACTTATAATTGTTGATTTTTGGGCCGAATGGTGTGGCCCCTGCCGGATGATAGCACCGATTTTAGAAGAGATTGCCCAGGAATATGAAGGAAAATTAACCGTTGGAAAACTTGATGTCGATAGCAACCCTGAAACACCAAGACGTTACGGGATTATGAGTATTCCGACTCTTCTTTTTATTAAAAATGGGGAAGAAGTGGGAAGAACGGTCGGGTTTAAACATAAAAACGAATTAATGAAAATTATTATAAAAAATTTGTAA
- a CDS encoding tRNA threonylcarbamoyladenosine dehydratase translates to MHRFSRTEILIGSEGLKVLHRSRVMVFGLGGVGSPAVEALARTGVGSLVLVDFDRVSLTNINRQLPALESTVGLLKAEVLAKRIREINPEAEVITVTEKLTPENTERFFRYNPDYVVDAIDTLKNKIALITYMYRKYIPFISVMGAGNRLDPTRFKVADISRTHTCPLTRRVRQALKKEGIYQGVKVVFSEEPPVLERGTSDEPLPAEKKHLPGSVMFVTATAGLIAAGEAVRDLLLRHKIL, encoded by the coding sequence ATGCACCGGTTTTCCCGAACGGAAATTTTAATAGGTAGCGAAGGGCTTAAAGTTTTACATAGAAGCCGGGTGATGGTTTTTGGGCTGGGAGGGGTTGGTTCTCCAGCCGTTGAGGCTTTAGCCCGAACAGGAGTAGGTTCCCTGGTTTTGGTGGATTTCGACCGTGTAAGCCTTACCAATATCAACCGTCAGCTTCCAGCGCTGGAGTCAACGGTGGGGCTCTTAAAGGCGGAGGTTTTGGCTAAAAGAATCCGGGAGATTAATCCTGAAGCGGAGGTTATAACCGTAACGGAAAAGTTAACACCGGAAAATACCGAGAGATTTTTCAGGTACAACCCTGACTATGTGGTGGATGCTATCGATACGTTAAAAAATAAAATTGCGTTAATTACCTACATGTATCGAAAATATATACCTTTTATTTCGGTCATGGGAGCCGGTAATCGGCTAGACCCTACAAGATTTAAAGTTGCCGATATTTCCAGGACCCATACCTGTCCTCTAACAAGGCGGGTTCGACAGGCCCTTAAAAAAGAAGGGATTTATCAAGGGGTAAAAGTTGTATTTTCGGAAGAACCGCCGGTGCTGGAAAGAGGTACCAGTGATGAGCCGTTGCCGGCAGAGAAAAAGCACCTTCCGGGAAGCGTTATGTTTGTAACGGCTACCGCCGGGTTAATTGCTGCCGGGGAGGCGGTAAGAGACCTTTTGCTAAGGCATAAGATTTTGTAA
- the aspS gene encoding aspartate--tRNA ligase: MLKRSHYCGELRKEHAGQKVILNGWVQRRRDHGGLIFVDLRDRSGIVQVVFSPDVDLEAFRVAEAVRNEYVLAIEGTVRLRPEGTENPNLLTGEVEVYASKVEVLNKAKTPPFYIEDGIDVDEQVRLRYRYLDLRRPEMQRALELRHKAAKAVRDFLDRHGFWEIETPMLTKSTPEGARDFLVPSRLNPGKFYALPQSPQIFKQILMVAGMERYFQIVRCFRDEDLRADRQPEFTQIDIEMSFIDREDIMSLMEEMIAYVFKEAIGVEVKTPFKRISYQEAMLKYGTDKPDLRFGLEITDVTELVKDVEFKVFQTVAHAGGVIRGLNAKGCAGFSRKDLDDLTKFVGNFGAKGLAYLILTPEEVKSPIAKFFKEEELRALINALQGEPGDILFFVADKPEVAAQALGNLRLHLAERLGLIPENEFNFLWVIDFPLLEYDNEEKRFVAMHHPFTAPMDEDLPLMDENPLLVRAKAYDMVLNGVEIGGGSIRIHRRDIQEKMFKLIGLSEEEAKEKFGFMLEAFEYGTPPHGGIAFGFDRLVMLMAGRESIRDVIAFPKTQSATDLMVGAPNVVERRQLKELHIKVDLPVKEQQ, from the coding sequence ATGCTTAAAAGAAGCCATTACTGTGGAGAGTTACGGAAAGAACATGCCGGCCAAAAGGTTATTTTAAACGGCTGGGTACAGAGGAGAAGGGATCATGGCGGTCTAATCTTTGTAGATTTAAGAGATCGTTCGGGAATCGTGCAGGTGGTTTTTTCTCCTGACGTGGATCTGGAGGCTTTTCGGGTAGCGGAGGCGGTAAGAAACGAGTACGTTTTAGCAATAGAGGGAACGGTGAGACTCCGCCCGGAAGGCACGGAAAACCCCAACCTTTTAACCGGAGAAGTGGAAGTTTATGCCAGCAAAGTCGAGGTTTTAAATAAAGCGAAAACCCCGCCCTTTTACATTGAAGACGGAATTGATGTGGATGAACAGGTGCGGCTTCGCTACCGCTATTTGGACTTGCGGCGCCCCGAAATGCAGCGGGCTCTTGAACTTCGCCACAAAGCGGCGAAAGCGGTTCGGGACTTTTTGGACCGGCATGGCTTCTGGGAAATTGAAACGCCAATGCTGACCAAGAGTACGCCCGAAGGGGCCCGGGACTTTTTGGTACCAAGCCGGTTAAACCCCGGAAAATTTTATGCGTTGCCCCAGTCACCGCAAATCTTTAAGCAAATTTTAATGGTTGCCGGGATGGAACGGTACTTCCAGATTGTTCGTTGCTTCAGGGATGAAGATTTGCGGGCGGACCGGCAGCCGGAGTTCACCCAGATTGATATTGAAATGTCGTTCATTGACCGGGAAGACATCATGAGTTTAATGGAAGAAATGATAGCTTACGTATTTAAAGAAGCAATTGGGGTTGAGGTAAAAACACCCTTTAAGCGGATTTCCTACCAGGAAGCCATGCTAAAATACGGTACCGATAAGCCTGATTTACGGTTTGGACTGGAAATTACCGATGTTACTGAACTGGTGAAAGATGTGGAGTTTAAAGTGTTTCAAACGGTAGCTCATGCTGGCGGGGTAATCCGCGGTTTAAACGCCAAAGGTTGTGCGGGTTTTAGCCGCAAAGACCTGGATGATCTTACGAAGTTTGTGGGTAACTTTGGCGCCAAAGGTCTTGCGTATTTAATTTTAACACCTGAAGAAGTAAAGTCGCCAATTGCAAAATTCTTTAAAGAAGAAGAATTAAGAGCGTTGATTAATGCTTTACAGGGCGAACCCGGTGACATTTTATTCTTTGTAGCGGATAAACCGGAAGTGGCTGCTCAAGCTTTGGGGAACTTACGACTCCATCTTGCTGAAAGACTTGGGCTAATTCCCGAAAATGAGTTTAACTTCCTCTGGGTGATAGATTTCCCGCTTTTAGAATATGATAACGAAGAGAAAAGGTTTGTAGCGATGCACCATCCTTTTACGGCACCGATGGATGAAGATTTACCTCTGATGGATGAAAATCCGTTACTGGTTCGGGCTAAAGCTTATGACATGGTCTTAAACGGTGTGGAAATTGGTGGTGGTAGCATTCGGATTCACCGCCGGGATATCCAGGAAAAGATGTTTAAATTAATTGGCCTTTCGGAGGAAGAGGCCAAAGAAAAATTTGGCTTTATGTTAGAAGCTTTTGAATACGGTACACCTCCTCACGGCGGTATTGCTTTTGGCTTTGACCGGCTGGTAATGCTGATGGCCGGAAGAGAGTCCATCCGGGATGTAATTGCCTTCCCCAAAACCCAAAGTGCTACCGACTTAATGGTTGGTGCGCCTAATGTTGTTGAACGCCGTCAGCTAAAGGAACTTCACATTAAAGTTGATTTGCCGGTTAAAGAGCAGCAATAA